From the Thermodesulforhabdaceae bacterium genome, one window contains:
- a CDS encoding prepilin-type N-terminal cleavage/methylation domain-containing protein has translation MKVNKNRISLQDEIAFSLVELLVVIAIVAIVASLSTYAMSVYRNSLTSKLRDDMLNALERARFLSMASVPHGVECTSSEFRIVGLKDGRCSNNNDPCYSDSDCGGNLCQPGDYIKTSDENDESYRITFEHRKIPSGYSLCCTSSCPSSYIIWFDRRGIPRDYSWGLGMTTVTIKYSGSDVASIIISPAGRIQYERR, from the coding sequence ATGAAGGTGAATAAAAATAGAATTTCTCTGCAGGACGAAATTGCTTTTTCCCTTGTTGAACTTTTGGTTGTTATTGCCATAGTGGCGATTGTGGCAAGTTTATCGACTTATGCTATGAGCGTTTACCGGAATTCATTAACATCCAAGCTGAGAGACGATATGTTGAACGCCTTGGAAAGAGCAAGATTCCTTTCTATGGCTTCTGTGCCCCACGGGGTAGAATGCACATCTAGCGAATTTAGAATAGTTGGGCTTAAAGATGGGCGGTGCAGTAATAACAATGACCCTTGTTATTCAGATAGTGATTGTGGTGGTAATTTATGCCAACCTGGAGATTACATTAAAACTTCTGATGAAAATGACGAATCTTATCGAATTACTTTTGAGCATAGAAAAATACCCTCCGGATATTCCCTGTGCTGCACCTCTTCTTGCCCCAGTAGCTATATAATATGGTTTGACAGAAGGGGAATTCCTAGAGACTATTCATGGGGACTTGGAATGACAACAGTGACAATAAAATACTCTGGTTCTGATGTCGCAAGTATTATTATAAGTCCTGCAGGAAGGATCCAATATGAAAGAAGGTAG
- a CDS encoding type II secretion system protein, which translates to MRNKKFGLNGFSLVELLAAIALVSIVLAIVFPQFASILKHSTSTRKVAKTQSDLFADLEYIFKEISLAGYGLPVSRDNLSRSWCVREGHSAVVVESTGNASESLIIYSAGVGNRKGRGRWGIVDVNSGSLSLFGVSGMLPPTSNSYVMIIDTADASLRKLGVFKVSNNGLATIKKYVSDEVLTNKIAYWIPTASSSEIYECYESQFYIESYSSDKPQICANSTSVLVKDQDPPDGGVGKAPILDCVKDLRFRLGCVDYNTGSVNWRTSCRASEVPKMVRVGMVVQASGREKDIVFPHSSLSLFSSLGSNSIVISLTEDERYYRWTTVEKTIFIPNVE; encoded by the coding sequence ATGAGAAACAAAAAATTTGGTCTAAATGGCTTTTCTCTGGTTGAGCTACTTGCAGCTATAGCTTTAGTTTCGATTGTTCTTGCTATTGTGTTTCCCCAGTTTGCTTCCATTTTGAAACATTCAACATCCACAAGAAAAGTGGCGAAAACCCAGTCCGATTTATTTGCCGACCTTGAATATATATTTAAAGAAATATCGTTGGCTGGTTATGGCTTGCCTGTTTCTAGAGATAATTTGTCAAGATCGTGGTGTGTAAGAGAAGGTCATTCGGCTGTTGTTGTTGAAAGCACAGGTAATGCTAGCGAAAGTTTGATTATTTATAGTGCAGGAGTAGGAAATAGAAAGGGTAGAGGACGTTGGGGAATTGTTGATGTTAACAGTGGATCGTTATCATTGTTTGGTGTATCTGGCATGTTACCACCTACAAGTAATAGCTATGTTATGATTATAGATACAGCAGATGCGTCGCTTAGAAAACTTGGAGTTTTCAAAGTATCAAACAACGGTCTTGCTACAATAAAAAAATATGTTTCCGATGAAGTTCTTACTAATAAAATAGCTTACTGGATACCAACTGCGTCGAGTTCAGAAATATACGAATGTTACGAGTCTCAATTTTATATTGAATCGTATTCTTCTGACAAACCTCAAATATGTGCAAATAGCACGTCTGTTCTAGTGAAAGATCAAGATCCGCCTGATGGTGGAGTGGGTAAAGCACCCATTCTTGACTGTGTTAAAGACTTAAGGTTTCGATTAGGTTGTGTTGATTATAATACTGGAAGCGTTAACTGGAGAACTTCATGCAGAGCTTCTGAAGTTCCTAAAATGGTTAGAGTGGGAATGGTTGTTCAAGCCAGCGGTAGAGAAAAAGATATCGTGTTTCCCCATAGTAGCTTAAGTCTTTTTAGTAGTCTCGGATCTAATAGCATTGTTATTAGCCTGACGGAAGATGAGAGGTATTACAGATGGACTACAGTAGAAAAAACAATTTTTATTCCGAACGTGGAATAG
- the pckA gene encoding phosphoenolpyruvate carboxykinase (ATP), with translation MENAKDEEQYLTKLGFRRIAAIHLNLPPPALYEHAVRRSEGTITYGGALAVRTGKYTGRTPRDRFIVREPSSEADIWWGEINQPFEEEKFNRLFRSVIAYLEGKELFVQDCAVGADPQYRLRLRVVTEKAWQSLFAYNMFLRIQNEENEIDSELGSDPFLIISVPDFEACPELDGTVSEAFIIIHLAKRIILIGGTGYGGEIKKAVFTVMNYFMPKHKVFPMHCAANVGKDGKVALFFGLSGTGKTSLSSDPDRFLIGDDEHGWSHYGVFNFEGGCYAKVIRLSEEAEPLIYRCTKSFGTILENVIYDKKSRVVDLDDDSITENTRASYPLVSIEQIWSSGVADHPLDLIMLTCDAFGVLPPIALLTPEQAIYYFLSGYTAKVAGTEAGIVEPVATFSTCFGAPFMILSPIRYAEQLGNRINRYKPRCWLVNTGWIKGPYGIGERIPIGLTRRMVKAALNGELSSVNFHPEPYFGLFVPERCPDIPEEILHPDRMWKNRDAYASSAEALKKRFRANFEKFAPYVPEAVKKVT, from the coding sequence ATGGAAAACGCAAAGGATGAGGAACAATATTTGACCAAGTTGGGATTTAGACGCATAGCCGCCATACACCTCAACCTCCCCCCGCCAGCCCTTTACGAACACGCTGTAAGACGATCGGAAGGCACAATTACTTATGGTGGAGCACTGGCTGTAAGAACGGGAAAATACACGGGAAGGACGCCCAGAGACAGGTTCATCGTTAGAGAGCCATCATCGGAAGCTGATATTTGGTGGGGAGAAATAAATCAGCCCTTTGAAGAAGAAAAATTCAACCGGCTTTTCCGAAGCGTTATAGCTTATCTTGAAGGAAAAGAGCTTTTTGTTCAAGATTGCGCTGTTGGAGCAGATCCCCAATACAGATTAAGGTTACGGGTAGTGACAGAGAAGGCATGGCAGAGTCTGTTTGCATACAACATGTTTCTCAGAATACAAAACGAGGAGAATGAAATTGATAGTGAACTCGGAAGTGACCCTTTTCTGATCATCTCTGTGCCAGACTTTGAAGCCTGCCCGGAGCTGGACGGGACTGTTTCGGAGGCTTTTATAATCATCCATCTTGCAAAAAGAATAATCCTGATCGGTGGGACAGGATACGGGGGCGAAATAAAAAAAGCGGTTTTCACAGTGATGAATTACTTCATGCCAAAACACAAAGTATTTCCCATGCACTGTGCGGCAAACGTAGGGAAAGATGGAAAGGTTGCGCTTTTCTTTGGGCTTTCGGGAACAGGTAAGACCAGTCTTTCTTCGGATCCTGATAGATTTCTTATTGGGGACGACGAACACGGCTGGAGCCATTACGGAGTCTTCAATTTTGAAGGTGGATGCTATGCAAAAGTAATTCGACTTTCTGAAGAGGCTGAACCTCTCATTTACCGGTGCACGAAAAGCTTTGGAACCATTCTGGAAAATGTGATTTACGATAAAAAAAGCAGAGTAGTTGATTTAGACGACGATAGCATCACTGAAAACACCAGAGCGTCCTATCCACTTGTATCTATTGAGCAGATCTGGAGCAGTGGCGTGGCGGATCATCCATTGGATTTAATTATGCTGACCTGCGACGCTTTTGGGGTCCTTCCACCGATAGCGCTTCTTACTCCTGAACAGGCTATTTACTACTTCCTTTCTGGATACACTGCCAAGGTAGCAGGGACTGAAGCTGGCATAGTGGAGCCAGTAGCAACATTCAGCACCTGTTTTGGTGCTCCCTTTATGATTCTTTCGCCCATAAGATATGCTGAACAATTGGGAAACCGGATCAATCGCTATAAGCCTCGTTGCTGGCTTGTAAATACTGGCTGGATCAAAGGACCTTACGGGATAGGAGAACGTATCCCTATCGGGTTAACTCGCCGTATGGTAAAGGCGGCATTAAATGGGGAACTTTCTTCGGTTAATTTTCACCCGGAACCATACTTTGGACTTTTTGTGCCGGAGCGATGTCCAGATATCCCCGAAGAAATTCTTCACCCAGACAGAATGTGGAAAAATAGAGATGCTTACGCATCGTCGGCGGAGGCGCTTAAAAAGCGGTTTAGAGCAAACTTTGAGAAGTTTGCTCCTTATGTGCCAGAAGCTGTGAAAAAGGTAACGTAA
- a CDS encoding HAD family hydrolase, with the protein MIAWFSQEARKNKEKFILFLDRDGVINRDSPDFVRKWEDVIIYPDAVEGLRRACGLGARLVIVSNQSGIGRGYISFEDFWDIHRKIAETFAHHNIHFSAAVYCPHHPSDSCLCRKPSPEMILFILNVLGLSPDRSFFIGDRISDMEAASRAGCRGIMLCRNDSPDISKILPKGEYHLASNLIEAVINIEKLLR; encoded by the coding sequence ATGATAGCATGGTTTTCGCAAGAAGCGAGAAAAAATAAAGAAAAGTTTATTTTGTTTCTTGACCGGGATGGTGTCATTAACCGGGATAGTCCGGACTTTGTGAGAAAATGGGAAGATGTTATAATTTATCCTGACGCCGTGGAGGGGTTAAGAAGAGCCTGCGGTCTTGGCGCAAGGCTTGTTATAGTAAGCAACCAGTCCGGTATAGGTCGAGGCTACATTTCTTTTGAGGACTTCTGGGATATTCACAGAAAAATCGCTGAAACTTTTGCTCATCACAATATTCATTTCTCAGCGGCGGTTTACTGTCCTCACCATCCTTCAGATTCCTGCCTGTGCAGGAAACCATCTCCAGAAATGATCCTTTTTATACTTAACGTGCTGGGACTGTCTCCAGATAGGAGTTTTTTCATTGGAGACAGAATATCCGACATGGAAGCAGCCAGCAGAGCAGGATGCCGGGGCATTATGCTCTGTAGAAATGACTCACCAGATATTAGCAAGATCCTACCAAAAGGTGAATATCATCTAGCTAGCAATCTCATTGAAGCTGTAATAAATATCGAAAAACTTTTACGTTAG
- a CDS encoding PilZ domain-containing protein produces the protein MSPIEIKKARIDPKKGTLVVCNRCGKIGKIPPGCAENRNLLVKCPCGNKFHVIVDMRMHYRKPVMLYGKCWREGDDREYSMVVENLSFGGLCFRSPLVKMLKIGDIVYVNFELRDHRRSIIRQLGIVRHTGHQRAGLEFVQQENYNKALAFFLSN, from the coding sequence ATGAGTCCCATCGAGATCAAAAAAGCCAGAATAGACCCCAAAAAAGGCACACTGGTTGTTTGTAATCGTTGTGGAAAGATCGGGAAAATACCTCCAGGTTGCGCCGAAAATAGAAATTTATTGGTGAAATGCCCTTGTGGAAACAAATTTCATGTAATCGTTGATATGAGGATGCATTACCGAAAACCTGTTATGCTTTATGGAAAGTGCTGGCGCGAAGGTGATGATCGTGAATATTCAATGGTTGTGGAAAATCTCTCTTTTGGTGGGCTTTGCTTCAGATCACCACTTGTGAAAATGCTCAAAATTGGAGACATAGTGTATGTAAATTTCGAATTAAGGGACCACAGGAGATCCATCATCAGGCAATTGGGCATTGTGCGGCATACTGGGCATCAAAGAGCAGGTTTAGAATTTGTTCAGCAAGAAAATTACAATAAGGCATTGGCCTTTTTCCTTAGCAATTAA
- the rnc gene encoding ribonuclease III: MLEEFERIIGYTFNNKDLLNEALTHRSFAYECLEAGRVRRDNERLEFLGDAVLDLAVSHFLWHRYPHYSEGELSRLRSAIVCEDELARLAERLHLGNYLILGKGEEQTGGRHKPSILSGAVEAVLGAIYLDGGLDVVMRFVETHFLPFLEAISDKDPLSKLDRDYKTKLQEWMQGTFKQTPVYRIDREEGPDHAKTFYVSVLMGEKVLARGRGRSKKEAQQKAAQVAYMKLTGKKVSDGSQESQEISEENRQFK, encoded by the coding sequence ATGCTTGAAGAATTTGAGCGTATCATCGGCTATACCTTTAATAACAAAGATTTGCTGAATGAAGCCCTTACTCACCGGTCTTTTGCCTACGAATGCCTGGAAGCAGGGCGGGTAAGAAGAGATAACGAAAGACTGGAATTTCTCGGAGATGCTGTTCTAGATCTAGCCGTCAGCCATTTTTTATGGCATCGCTATCCACATTATTCTGAAGGGGAACTATCTCGCCTTAGATCTGCTATTGTCTGCGAAGATGAACTTGCACGACTTGCTGAAAGACTTCACCTGGGAAACTATCTGATTCTGGGAAAAGGCGAGGAGCAAACAGGAGGAAGACACAAGCCATCAATACTCTCTGGTGCTGTTGAAGCTGTTCTTGGGGCGATCTATCTTGACGGTGGCCTGGATGTGGTAATGCGTTTTGTGGAAACACATTTTTTGCCCTTTCTTGAAGCAATTTCCGATAAAGATCCTCTCAGTAAACTTGATCGAGACTACAAGACAAAACTTCAGGAATGGATGCAGGGAACTTTTAAGCAAACGCCTGTTTACCGTATTGATCGAGAAGAAGGACCTGATCATGCCAAGACCTTTTATGTGAGTGTTCTTATGGGCGAAAAGGTGCTGGCGCGCGGGAGGGGACGTTCCAAAAAAGAAGCCCAGCAGAAAGCGGCTCAGGTGGCTTATATGAAGCTTACCGGAAAGAAAGTTTCTGACGGTAGCCAGGAGTCTCAGGAAATATCTGAAGAGAACAGACAGTTCAAATGA
- a CDS encoding radical SAM protein, translated as MRIYPIFLPFYGCPSRCVYCDQTVNTLEKPPSREEILQDIKDRLEALKEAVLKSKSPGEVAFYGGTFTALPVETLSEIVEMLQPMIREGIFTGVRCSTRPDAVSVEKLEVLKSIPVTMIELGVQSLDDHLLRIIRRGYTSRVVDEAVQIIKSFGWKVGLQLMVGLPGESRELFLETVRKAISLVPDGLRFYPLLVFPDTVLARWYREGFFKPLSLKEAILWCAEALLMCEDAGIPVMRIGLQANSALDGGSVLAGPYHPAFGFFVRVHWWRLVVNREISRLGVGEGARVLLSVPRRFLYECCGPQNINRRFWIKRWNLAELDVKFFLPENNVIDRAFSIDLFL; from the coding sequence ATGAGGATTTATCCTATTTTTTTGCCTTTCTACGGTTGTCCTTCACGGTGTGTGTATTGTGACCAAACTGTAAACACGCTCGAAAAGCCCCCCAGCAGGGAAGAAATACTGCAGGATATAAAAGATCGTCTTGAGGCTCTCAAAGAGGCGGTTTTGAAAAGTAAATCTCCCGGTGAGGTTGCCTTTTATGGCGGCACTTTTACGGCTCTTCCAGTGGAGACGCTTTCTGAAATTGTTGAAATGCTTCAGCCCATGATCCGTGAAGGCATTTTTACAGGGGTGCGCTGTTCCACAAGACCAGATGCGGTAAGTGTAGAAAAGCTCGAGGTACTTAAATCTATCCCTGTCACAATGATAGAACTGGGAGTTCAATCGCTGGATGATCATCTTTTGAGAATCATAAGGCGAGGCTACACATCAAGGGTCGTAGATGAAGCAGTGCAGATTATAAAATCTTTTGGATGGAAAGTGGGGCTTCAGCTTATGGTGGGTCTTCCCGGTGAAAGTCGGGAGCTTTTTCTGGAAACAGTGAGAAAGGCCATATCCCTAGTCCCTGATGGATTGCGATTCTATCCTTTGCTGGTTTTCCCCGACACAGTTCTCGCCAGGTGGTATCGTGAGGGGTTTTTTAAGCCTCTTTCTCTTAAAGAGGCTATTTTGTGGTGTGCAGAAGCTCTCTTGATGTGTGAAGATGCTGGCATTCCTGTGATGCGTATAGGTCTTCAGGCAAATTCGGCTCTGGATGGTGGATCTGTTCTTGCTGGTCCCTATCATCCGGCTTTTGGATTTTTTGTTCGAGTCCACTGGTGGCGGCTTGTAGTGAACAGAGAAATTTCGCGCCTCGGCGTGGGTGAGGGCGCTAGAGTGCTCCTCTCTGTTCCTCGAAGGTTTCTTTACGAATGCTGTGGTCCTCAAAACATTAACCGCCGCTTCTGGATTAAAAGGTGGAATTTAGCCGAATTAGATGTTAAATTCTTTCTCCCTGAAAACAATGTCATAGATAGAGCCTTTTCCATAGACTTGTTCTTATAG
- a CDS encoding prepilin-type N-terminal cleavage/methylation domain-containing protein: MRNSKGFTLIELLVVVAIIAILAAIAVPQYMKYTANARLSNVQNLTKSLANLAIGLGATAVQNVDPNCAYDNTFGIIYSDSMLIAQGDANGTTTDCDRVRAFSTPPGWLSAIQIDGLTVEIQGSQVVISNGSIVVLSNYVISGTDKFGCAYDGVSHVLTDPTTPSGYYCRIP, from the coding sequence ATGAGGAATTCAAAAGGTTTTACGTTGATTGAGCTTTTAGTCGTTGTGGCGATTATTGCCATTCTTGCAGCTATTGCCGTGCCGCAATACATGAAATACACGGCAAACGCAAGACTATCGAACGTCCAGAATCTTACAAAAAGTCTTGCAAACCTTGCTATTGGGTTAGGGGCTACTGCTGTGCAGAATGTCGATCCTAATTGTGCTTACGACAATACATTTGGTATTATTTATAGTGATAGTATGTTGATTGCTCAAGGGGATGCTAATGGCACAACTACTGATTGTGATAGAGTGAGAGCGTTTTCAACCCCTCCTGGATGGCTTAGTGCGATTCAGATTGATGGGCTTACAGTAGAGATTCAGGGTAGTCAAGTTGTAATAAGCAATGGAAGTATTGTAGTGCTGTCTAATTATGTTATTAGTGGCACCGATAAGTTTGGTTGTGCCTATGATGGGGTAAGTCATGTTCTTACAGATCCAACAACTCCTTCAGGTTATTATTGCCGCATTCCATAA